The following proteins are co-located in the Mus pahari chromosome 14, PAHARI_EIJ_v1.1, whole genome shotgun sequence genome:
- the Krt13 gene encoding keratin, type I cytoskeletal 13 isoform X2 encodes MQIESLNEELAYLKKNHEEEMKEFSSQVVGQVNVEMDATPGIDLTRVLAEMREQYEALAEKNRRDAEEWFQAKSAELNKEVSSNAAMIQTSKTEITELRRTLQGLEIELQSQLSMKAGLESTLAETECRYALQLQQIQGLISSIEAQLSELRSEMECQNQEYKMLLDIKTRLEQEIATYRSLLEGQDAKMTGFNSGGNNATTSNGSPSSTSGRPDFRKY; translated from the exons ATGCAGATTGAGAGCCTGAATGAAGAACTGGCTTACCTGAAGAAGAACCACGAAGAG GAGATGAAGGAATTCAGCAGCCAGGTGGTAGGCCAGGTCAATGTGGAGATGGATGCCACCCCTGGCATTGATCTAACCCGTGTGCTGGCGGAGATGAGGGAGCAGTATGAAGCCCTGGCAGAGAAGAATCGGAGAGATGCTGAAGAATGGTTCCAGGCCAAG AGTGCAGAGCTGAACAAGGAAGTATCCTCCAACGCTGCCATGATCCAGACCAGCAAGACAGAGATCACAGAGCTCCGGCGCACACTCCAGGGACTGGAGATTGAGCTTCAGTCGCAGCTGAGCATG AAAGCCGGCCTGGAGAGTACCTTGGCAGAGACAGAGTGCCGCTACGCCCTGCAGCTGCAACAGATCCAGGGGCTCATCAGCAGCATCGAGGCCCAGCTGAGCGAGCTCCGAAGCGAGATGGAGTGCCAGAACCAGGAATACAAGATGCTGCTGGACATCAAAACGAGGCTGGAACAGGAGATCGCCACCTACCGCAGCCTGCTAGAGGGCCAGGATGCTAA gaTGACCGGCTTCAACTCCGGAG gcAATAACGCTACTACCTCCAACGGGTCCCCCTCCTCCACTTCCGGTCGCCCAGATTTCCGAAAGTATTAA
- the Krt13 gene encoding keratin, type I cytoskeletal 13 isoform X1: MSCRFQSSSMSYGGGFGAGSCQLGGGRNISTCSSRFVTGGSSGGYGGGMSCGFGGGAGGGFGGSFGGSYGGGFGGGFGDFGGVDGGLLSGNEKITMQNLNDRLASYLEKVRALEAANADLEVKIRDWHLKQSPASPERDYSAYYKTIEELRIKILEATTDNNRIVLEIDNARLAADDFRLKYENELALRQSVEADINGLRRVLDELTLAKTDLEMQIESLNEELAYLKKNHEEEMKEFSSQVVGQVNVEMDATPGIDLTRVLAEMREQYEALAEKNRRDAEEWFQAKSAELNKEVSSNAAMIQTSKTEITELRRTLQGLEIELQSQLSMKAGLESTLAETECRYALQLQQIQGLISSIEAQLSELRSEMECQNQEYKMLLDIKTRLEQEIATYRSLLEGQDAKMTGFNSGGNNATTSNGSPSSTSGRPDFRKY, translated from the exons ATGAGCTGCCGCTTTCAGAGTTCCTCCATGAGCTACGGAGGTGGTTTCGGAGCTGGTTCTTGCCAGCTTGGAGGAGGCCGTAATATCTCTACCTGCTCTTCTCGGTTTGTCACTGGAGGGTCATCTGGAGGCTATGGAGGGGGCATGAGCTGTGGCTTTGGTGGAGGAGCTGGTGGTGGCTTTGGAGGTAGCTTTGGAGGTAGCTATGGCGGAGGTTTTGGCGGTGGCTTTGGTGACTTTGGAGGTGTCGATGGTGGCCTCCTCTCTGGCAATGAGAAGATCACCATGCAGAACCTCAATGACCGCCTGGCCAGCTACCTGGAAAAGGTGCGCGCCTTGGAGGCAGCCAATGCCGACCTGGAGGTGAAGATTCGGGACTGGCACCTGAAACAGAGCCCAGCTAGTCCAGAGCGGGACTACAGTGCTTACTATAAGACCATAGAGGAGCTCCGGATCAAG ATTCTGGAAGCCACCACGGACAACAACCGGATCGTCCTGGAGATTGACAATGCCAGGCTGGCTGCAGATGACTTCAGGCTCAA gTATGAAAATGAGCTGGCCTTGCGCCAGAGCGTGGAGGCTGACATCAACGGCCTGCGCAGGGTGCTGGATGAGCTGACTCTGGCTAAGACTGACCTGGAAATGCAGATTGAGAGCCTGAATGAAGAACTGGCTTACCTGAAGAAGAACCACGAAGAG GAGATGAAGGAATTCAGCAGCCAGGTGGTAGGCCAGGTCAATGTGGAGATGGATGCCACCCCTGGCATTGATCTAACCCGTGTGCTGGCGGAGATGAGGGAGCAGTATGAAGCCCTGGCAGAGAAGAATCGGAGAGATGCTGAAGAATGGTTCCAGGCCAAG AGTGCAGAGCTGAACAAGGAAGTATCCTCCAACGCTGCCATGATCCAGACCAGCAAGACAGAGATCACAGAGCTCCGGCGCACACTCCAGGGACTGGAGATTGAGCTTCAGTCGCAGCTGAGCATG AAAGCCGGCCTGGAGAGTACCTTGGCAGAGACAGAGTGCCGCTACGCCCTGCAGCTGCAACAGATCCAGGGGCTCATCAGCAGCATCGAGGCCCAGCTGAGCGAGCTCCGAAGCGAGATGGAGTGCCAGAACCAGGAATACAAGATGCTGCTGGACATCAAAACGAGGCTGGAACAGGAGATCGCCACCTACCGCAGCCTGCTAGAGGGCCAGGATGCTAA gaTGACCGGCTTCAACTCCGGAG gcAATAACGCTACTACCTCCAACGGGTCCCCCTCCTCCACTTCCGGTCGCCCAGATTTCCGAAAGTATTAA